The genomic window TCTTAAAGCATCAAAGGGTGCTAACAATACAGTTTCGAAAAGGTCTTGAATGGCATTAAAAAAATCTTTCATCGGTCTTTAGTTTAAAGTTTTTGGGTTATAAAATGTCAAATGATACTGTTCCTTGACAAAACATTTTTATAATAACCTTATATTTACGTGGCAAATATAGTCAACACTTTATATGATTACAAGCTTTTTTAAAACATCTAAACCAATTCACTATATAATTTTCTTAGTTGTACTGATTTGTATGTTTGTATTTCAACGAATTATTACAGTTGATTACGAAGTAAATCTCTCCAACACTCTAAGGGAAGTAGGCTATCTTTCAATACTCTTGGCGTCTTTTTTTACCTTAATTTTTATCGTCACCAAAAACAACTTAACCCACAACAATAGTTACGCCGCACTTTACTTTTGTTTGTTTATTGGACTCATGCCATCTTGCCTAGAAACGAATTCTGTACTCATTTCAAACTTTTTTATACTGCTCTCACTTCGAAGAATCGTGAGTTTAAAAACCAATTCAAACATCAAAAAGAAACTATTAGATGCTTCTATGTGGATTTGTCTAGCAGCTATTTATGAACCTTGGGCTATTTTGTTCTTTGCAGTCTTATTTTTGGGGATGGTATTTTACTCCGTTGCTCAAACAAAAAACACCGTCATTCCTTTTTGTGGGATTTTAGCCGTTGGAATACTTTTGACCTGCTATCGATTACTCACAAAAAATATGTTTCCAAACCTTATCGAATATTTACCCACCATTAGCTTTGACACCTTTTCATTCAATAACACAATAATAGAGGCACAGTCCCTTCTATTCCTAGCCTTTGTTTTATTTGGGATTGGCAGTTTTATTGCAAAAGGATTTCTTAAAAACAGAGTAGTGAACCCTAGTTTTTCAGTACTTATTTTAGCAATTCTTACAGGAATTACCATTGTGTTTCTAAGTTCGAATCACGGTCTTGCAGGTTATTTGTTTGCGTTTGCACCTTCCGCGATTGTGTTGGCAAATTTTTCTGAAACGACCAAATATCGTTGGTTATCAGAATTTGTTTTAGGAGTGTTGCTTTTTGCAGTGCTGTTTCAAGTTGGGCTGAATATTCCATTTCCGCTAAACTAAACTAAAGAATTACTCTTATATTTGCCACATAAATAAAATAGCATGTTTTCAAACAAAGCCAATTCCATTTTTCAAGACGTTATAGCAACCTATAAAGTTTTAAATTCAGTTGATCAACCGTTTCAGAATAAACACGATAAAGGCGAAGACCTTATCGGACATTTACTCTATAGAAAAAGTTGGATTGATACCGTTCAATGGGCTTATGAAGATATTATTAGAGATCCAAATATTGATCCTGTAGCAGCCTTAAAATTAAAACGAAAGATTGATGCTTCTAACCAAGATAGAACAGACACCGTTGAGTTTATCG from Formosa sp. Hel1_33_131 includes these protein-coding regions:
- a CDS encoding DUF6427 family protein gives rise to the protein MFVFQRIITVDYEVNLSNTLREVGYLSILLASFFTLIFIVTKNNLTHNNSYAALYFCLFIGLMPSCLETNSVLISNFFILLSLRRIVSLKTNSNIKKKLLDASMWICLAAIYEPWAILFFAVLFLGMVFYSVAQTKNTVIPFCGILAVGILLTCYRLLTKNMFPNLIEYLPTISFDTFSFNNTIIEAQSLLFLAFVLFGIGSFIAKGFLKNRVVNPSFSVLILAILTGITIVFLSSNHGLAGYLFAFAPSAIVLANFSETTKYRWLSEFVLGVLLFAVLFQVGLNIPFPLN